One window of Triticum dicoccoides isolate Atlit2015 ecotype Zavitan chromosome 5A, WEW_v2.0, whole genome shotgun sequence genomic DNA carries:
- the LOC119302050 gene encoding uncharacterized protein LOC119302050 translates to MSVRIKAVVDRFVKELQEALDADIQDRIMKEREMQSYIQEREREVAEREAAWKAELSRREAEIARQEARLKMEKENLEKEKSVLMGTASNQDNQDGALEITVSGEKYRCLRFSKAKK, encoded by the exons ATGTCTGTGCGGATCAAGGCGGTGGTGGACAGGTTCGTGAAGGAGCTGCAGGAGGCGCTGGACGCGGACATCCAGGACCGCATCATGAAGGAGCGGGAGATGCAGAGCTACATCCAGGAGCGCGAGCGCGAGGTCGCCGAGAGGGAGGCCGCCTGGAAGGCCGAGCTCTCCCGCCGCGAG GCTGAGATCGCGCGGCAAGAGGCGAGGCTGAAGATGGAGAAGGAGAACCTGGAGAAGGAAAAGAGCGTCCTCATGGGAACCGCCTCCAATCAAGACAACCAAGACGGAGCCCTCGAGATCACCGTCAGCGGCGAGAAGTACAGGTGCCTTCGTTTCTCCAAGGCAAAGAAGTGA
- the LOC119302051 gene encoding AT-hook motif nuclear-localized protein 10-like, giving the protein MMEVRASQEQQGGMAGREPFGLPSSPPTPQSSGPVPNMRMTYGEDGNAYFLKPGSAPPPAEAYQPGGGAGLDMPAGPDAAAAGGNGGPAFELNMEEEAAKKRGRAMKYGDDGNTSLALVPVTMPEEPTAVAPGGSGAFPQPAVKPAAGGVLAVPPAGMKKRGRPKGSTNKVKKQDKVMSALAFIGTAGAGFTPHVIAVQAGEDVAAKILSFAQHGVRAVVVLSANGAISNVTLRQSATSGGTVTYEGRFEILSLSGSFTVQETGGHRSRTGGLSVSLASPDGRVLGGGIAGLLIACTPIQVVVGTFNTVAEKKKAPKHQAAAAAHEPASAPPRMTPSFVPAPIAVPPLAPAPISVGMAQNSPPSRGTLSESSGSPMNQGVPAAATPSNSGLSSMPWK; this is encoded by the exons ATGATGGAGGTGAGGGCGTCGCAGGAGCAGCAGGGAGGGATGGCCGGGAGAGAGCCGTTCGGACTGCCCAGCAGCCCgcccacgccgcagtcctccggccCCGTGCCCAACATGCGCATGACCTACGGCGAGGACGGCAACGCCTACTTCCTTAAGCCGGGCTCAGCTCCGCCGCCGGCGGAGGCGTACCAGCCAGGGGGAGGCGCTGGCCTCGACATGCCAGCTGGCCCCGACGCGGCTGCTGCGGGGGGCAATGGCGGGCCGGCGTTCGAGCTCAACATggaggaggaggccgccaagaAGCGCGGCCGCGCAATGAAGTACGGCGACGACGGCAACACGTCGCTGGCATTGGTGCCCGTGACCATGCCCGAGGAGCCCACTGCTGTGGCGCCCGGTGGTTCCGGGGCTTTCCCGCAGCCTGCCGTCAAACCGGCGGCGGGCGGCGTGCTGGCGGTGCCGCCGGCGGGGATGAAGAAGCGGGGTCGCCCCAAGGGCTCCACCAACAAGGTGAAGAAGCAGGACAAGGTCATGTCTGCGCTTGCTTTCATCG GGACTGCAGGAGCTGGCTTTACTCCACATGTCATTGCTGTTCAAGCTGGAGAG GATGTGGCTGCAAAGATCCTGTCATTTGCGCAGCATGGAGTTCGTGCAGTTGTGGTTCTTTCAGCAAATGGCGCCATTTCAAACGTGACCCTTCGGCAATCTGCCACTTCAGGTGGGACGGTCACATACGAG GGCCGATTTGAGATACTGTCACTGTCTGGATCATTCACCGTGCAAGAGACTGGAGGCCATCGTAGCCGAACCGGTGGGCTGAGTGTTTCACTTGCAAGTCCTGATGGCCGCGTCTTGGGTGGCGGAATTGCTGGACTTCTGATTGCCTGCACACCTATTCAG GTTGTGGTGGGTACCTTCAACACCGTGGCCGAGAAGAAGAAGGCACCGAAGCAccaagctgctgctgctgcacatGAGCCCGCATCCGCGCCACCGAGGATGACGCCGAGCTTCGTGCCGGCGCCGATCGCCGTGCCGCCGCTCGCGCCCGCTCCCATCAGCGTGGGGATGGCCCAGAACAGCCCGCCGTCCAGGGGCACGCTGAGCGAGTCCTCCGGCAGCCCCATGAACCAGGGAGTCCCGGCGGCGGCCACCCCCAGCAACAGCGGCCTGTCCAGCATGCCCTGGAAGTGA